Proteins from a single region of Nakamurella deserti:
- a CDS encoding error-prone DNA polymerase encodes MGWYNPPVPWSELERALSGRKPAPAVVRELHRQGRPLASRAADAPEPVEPPPPPGPEHVPFAELHCHSAFSFLDGSSTPDELVAEAVRLGLDALAVTDHDGFYGVVRFAEAAADAGLATIYGAELSLDLPEPQMGIPDPVGTHLLVLARGQEGYSRLSREITHAQLAGRTKGRPVYDLDRLAAAAGGHWIVLTGCRKGAVRQALRRHGPDAAGAALDDLVRRFGPGNVLVELTCHQVPTDDEDNDVLAALADSRGLPVVATTGAHYAAPDGGRLAAAMAAVRARRSLADADPYLPAGPAAHLRSGAEMAELFDRYPTAVATAARIGRECAFDLTLVAPQLPPFDVPDGHDENSWLRELTLRGAARRYGAPGDNPRAYEQIEKELRIISDLDFPGYFLIVDDLVRFCRDNDILCQGRGSAANSAVCFALGITAVDAVRYDLLFERFLAPERDGPPDIDIDIESDQRELVIQYVYTKYGRDCAAQVANVNTYRPRMAVRDVAKALGYSPGQQDAYSKQVDGWVPLSHQEEKGSGDPSQIPLEIMELALQIQDLPRHLSIHSGGMVICDRPVSEVCPVEWARMAERSVLQWDKDDCAAIGLVKFDLLGLGMLSALHYAVDMIAEHEDLEVDFASLDLEEAAVYEMLQRADSVGVFQVESRAQMATLPRLKPGNFYDLVVEVALIRPGPIQGNSVHPYIRRRNQQEPIAYDHPVMIPALRKTLGIPVFQEQLMQLAIDVAGFDAGEADQLRRAMGSKRSTAKMQRMRARLYDGMRDLHGIDGEVADRIFERLLAFANFGFAESHALSFAALVFYSSWLKLHHPAAFCAALLRAQPMGFYSPQSLVADARRHGVTVHRPDVNFSRAQSDLERVPGAGPAVRLGLDQVRGIGTELAEEIVAARDARPEGRFASLDQLTRAVTMTSAHAEALATAGALDSLTTADPGAAGRVDRRAALWGAGAAAGNRAGTLPDSLVGMDAPALPGMSEIELTVADIWATGISPDSYPTEFSREQLDRYGALTAAQLMPVPHGTRVLVAGMVTHRQRPATASGVIFINLEDESGMLNVICSVGLWKRYRTVARGAGALLVRGVVERDGGAISIVADRIAALQLPAHTPSRDFR; translated from the coding sequence ATGGGCTGGTACAACCCGCCGGTGCCGTGGTCGGAGCTGGAGCGGGCCCTGTCCGGCCGCAAACCGGCACCGGCCGTCGTCCGCGAGCTGCACCGCCAGGGACGGCCGCTGGCGAGCCGGGCCGCCGACGCGCCCGAGCCGGTGGAGCCGCCCCCGCCGCCCGGCCCCGAACACGTCCCGTTCGCGGAGCTGCACTGCCACTCCGCGTTCAGTTTCCTCGACGGCTCGTCCACCCCGGACGAGCTGGTCGCCGAGGCGGTCCGGCTCGGCCTGGACGCACTCGCGGTGACCGACCACGACGGCTTCTACGGGGTGGTCCGGTTCGCCGAGGCCGCCGCCGACGCCGGGCTGGCCACCATCTACGGCGCCGAGCTGTCGCTGGACCTGCCCGAGCCGCAGATGGGCATCCCCGACCCGGTCGGCACCCACCTGCTGGTGCTGGCCCGCGGTCAGGAGGGCTACTCGCGGCTGTCCCGGGAGATCACCCACGCCCAGCTGGCCGGACGCACCAAGGGCCGGCCCGTCTACGACCTCGACCGGCTCGCGGCCGCCGCCGGTGGGCACTGGATCGTGCTCACCGGCTGCCGCAAGGGAGCCGTCCGGCAGGCGCTGCGCCGGCACGGGCCGGACGCCGCCGGCGCCGCCCTCGACGACCTGGTGCGACGGTTCGGGCCCGGGAACGTCCTGGTCGAACTGACCTGTCACCAGGTGCCCACCGACGACGAGGACAACGACGTCCTCGCCGCCCTCGCCGACAGCCGCGGCCTGCCGGTGGTGGCGACCACCGGTGCGCACTACGCCGCTCCCGACGGCGGTCGGCTCGCCGCGGCGATGGCCGCCGTGCGGGCCCGCCGCAGCCTGGCCGACGCCGATCCGTACCTGCCCGCCGGCCCGGCCGCCCACCTCCGGTCGGGGGCGGAGATGGCGGAGCTGTTCGACCGGTACCCGACCGCGGTGGCCACCGCCGCCCGGATCGGCCGGGAGTGTGCGTTCGACCTCACCCTGGTCGCCCCGCAGCTGCCCCCGTTCGACGTGCCCGACGGTCACGACGAGAACAGCTGGCTGCGCGAACTCACGCTCCGCGGTGCGGCCCGCCGCTACGGCGCCCCGGGCGACAACCCCCGCGCCTACGAGCAGATCGAGAAAGAGCTGCGGATCATCTCCGACCTCGACTTCCCCGGTTACTTCCTCATCGTCGACGACCTGGTGCGGTTCTGCCGCGACAACGACATCCTCTGCCAGGGGCGGGGTTCCGCGGCGAACTCGGCGGTCTGCTTCGCCCTGGGCATCACCGCGGTCGACGCCGTCCGCTACGACCTGCTCTTCGAACGGTTCCTGGCCCCCGAGCGCGACGGCCCCCCGGACATCGACATCGACATCGAGTCCGATCAGCGGGAGCTGGTCATCCAGTACGTCTACACCAAGTACGGCCGCGACTGCGCCGCCCAGGTCGCCAACGTCAACACCTACCGACCGCGGATGGCGGTGCGCGACGTGGCCAAGGCGCTGGGCTACTCGCCCGGTCAGCAGGACGCCTACTCCAAGCAGGTCGACGGTTGGGTGCCGCTGAGCCATCAGGAGGAGAAGGGCAGCGGCGACCCCTCGCAGATCCCGCTGGAGATCATGGAGCTGGCGTTGCAGATCCAGGACCTGCCCCGGCATCTGTCCATCCACTCCGGCGGCATGGTGATCTGCGACCGCCCGGTGTCGGAGGTGTGTCCGGTCGAGTGGGCGCGGATGGCCGAGCGGTCGGTCCTGCAGTGGGACAAGGACGACTGCGCCGCCATCGGACTGGTCAAGTTCGACCTGCTCGGGCTGGGCATGCTGTCGGCGCTGCACTACGCCGTCGACATGATCGCCGAGCACGAGGATCTCGAGGTCGACTTCGCCTCCCTGGATCTCGAGGAGGCCGCCGTCTACGAGATGCTGCAGCGGGCCGACTCGGTCGGTGTCTTCCAGGTCGAGTCCCGCGCCCAGATGGCCACCCTGCCGCGGCTCAAACCCGGCAACTTCTACGACCTCGTCGTCGAGGTGGCGCTGATCCGGCCCGGTCCCATCCAGGGCAACTCCGTGCACCCCTACATCCGGCGCCGCAACCAGCAGGAACCGATCGCCTACGACCATCCGGTGATGATCCCGGCGCTGCGCAAGACGCTCGGCATCCCGGTGTTCCAGGAGCAGCTGATGCAGCTGGCCATCGACGTCGCCGGGTTCGACGCGGGGGAGGCCGACCAGCTCCGCCGGGCGATGGGTTCCAAGCGGTCCACCGCCAAGATGCAACGGATGCGGGCCCGGCTCTACGACGGCATGCGCGATCTGCACGGCATCGACGGTGAGGTCGCCGACCGGATCTTCGAGCGGCTGCTGGCGTTCGCCAACTTCGGCTTCGCCGAGTCGCACGCCCTGTCGTTCGCCGCGCTGGTCTTCTACTCGTCCTGGCTCAAGCTGCACCATCCCGCAGCGTTCTGCGCCGCGCTGCTGCGGGCCCAGCCGATGGGTTTCTACTCGCCGCAGTCGCTCGTCGCCGACGCCCGCCGGCACGGCGTCACCGTGCACCGCCCGGACGTCAACTTCTCCCGCGCCCAGTCCGACCTGGAACGCGTCCCGGGCGCCGGCCCGGCGGTCCGGCTGGGACTCGATCAGGTCCGGGGCATCGGCACCGAGCTCGCCGAGGAGATCGTCGCCGCCCGGGACGCCCGTCCCGAGGGCCGGTTCGCCTCCCTGGACCAGTTGACCCGCGCGGTCACCATGACCAGCGCCCACGCCGAGGCCCTGGCCACCGCCGGTGCGCTGGACAGCCTGACCACCGCCGATCCCGGGGCCGCCGGCCGGGTCGACCGACGGGCCGCCCTGTGGGGGGCCGGTGCCGCCGCCGGCAACCGGGCCGGCACCCTCCCCGACAGCCTGGTCGGGATGGACGCCCCAGCACTGCCCGGGATGAGCGAGATCGAGCTGACCGTCGCCGACATCTGGGCCACCGGCATCTCACCCGACAGCTACCCGACGGAGTTCTCCCGGGAACAGCTCGACCGCTACGGCGCTCTGACGGCCGCCCAGTTGATGCCCGTCCCGCACGGCACCCGGGTGCTCGTGGCCGGCATGGTCACCCACCGCCAACGGCCGGCGACGGCGTCCGGGGTCATCTTCATCAACCTGGAGGACGAGAGCGGGATGCTCAACGTCATCTGCTCGGTCGGACTGTGGAAGCGGTACCGCACCGTCGCCCGCGGCGCCGGGGCGCTGCTCGTCCGGGGCGTCGTGGAGCGCGACGGCGGCGCGATCTCCATCGTCGCCGACCGGATCGCCGCCCTGCAACTGCCCGCGCACACGCCTTCGCGGGACTTCCGGTGA
- a CDS encoding exodeoxyribonuclease III has product MRFATWNVNSVRARTDRLLAWLQRSEVDVVALQETKSTDATFPATALSALGYETAHHGVSQWNGVAIVSRVGLDDVQRGFAGQPAFGAPDTTPAVEARALGATCGGVRIWSLYVPHGRAVGDPHYDYKLAWLEALRTDAAGWLAADPQARIALTGDFNIAPTDADVYDVAAFEGHTHITAPERAAFRALDDAGYRDVVRPFTDAPRTYTYWDYQQLRFQKNRGMRIDFALCSPALATAVTGARIDRDERKGKGASDHAPVIVEIDS; this is encoded by the coding sequence CTGCGCTTCGCCACCTGGAACGTGAACTCCGTCCGGGCCCGCACCGACCGTCTCCTCGCCTGGCTGCAGCGTTCCGAGGTCGACGTGGTGGCCCTGCAGGAGACCAAGAGCACCGACGCCACCTTCCCCGCCACGGCGCTGTCCGCGCTCGGCTACGAGACGGCCCACCACGGGGTCTCGCAGTGGAACGGCGTCGCCATCGTCTCCCGGGTCGGACTCGACGACGTCCAGCGCGGCTTCGCCGGCCAGCCCGCGTTCGGTGCCCCCGACACCACCCCCGCGGTCGAGGCCCGCGCCCTCGGTGCCACCTGCGGCGGCGTCCGGATCTGGAGCCTCTACGTCCCGCACGGCCGCGCCGTCGGGGACCCCCACTACGACTACAAGCTGGCCTGGCTGGAGGCGCTGCGCACCGACGCCGCCGGCTGGCTCGCCGCCGACCCGCAGGCCCGCATCGCCCTCACCGGCGACTTCAACATCGCCCCCACCGACGCCGACGTCTACGACGTCGCCGCCTTCGAGGGGCACACCCACATCACCGCCCCTGAGCGCGCCGCGTTCCGGGCCCTCGACGACGCCGGCTACCGCGACGTGGTCCGGCCCTTCACCGACGCGCCGCGGACGTACACCTACTGGGACTACCAGCAGCTGCGGTTCCAGAAGAACCGCGGCATGCGCATCGACTTCGCGCTCTGCTCACCGGCCCTCGCGACCGCGGTGACCGGGGCGCGGATCGACCGGGACGAACGCAAGGGCAAGGGCGCCTCCGACCACGCGCCGGTGATCGTGGAGATCGACTCGTGA
- a CDS encoding type 1 glutamine amidotransferase, producing MSTILVIEHDPSDPLLRLGEWLTDAGATVEVRRPYAGDTVPEDTAAFDAVISLGGEMGAHDDSAAPWLPATRRLLARSVAARTPTLGICLGAQLLAAAGGGIVTRGENGPERGAYLTARRDAAEHDPLFRDLPLTPDVMHYHDDVVSVLPPGATLLLSSPGYPHQAWRQGDAAWAVQFHIETGADDLRAWAASDDLPMTGRFGPMLDEAAETMALVWRDVAVRFVALADAYAAARRDGAGGAP from the coding sequence ATGAGCACCATCCTGGTGATCGAACACGACCCGTCCGACCCGCTGCTGCGGTTGGGGGAGTGGCTCACCGACGCCGGTGCGACCGTCGAGGTCCGCCGACCGTACGCCGGCGACACCGTCCCCGAGGACACCGCGGCCTTCGACGCGGTCATCAGCCTGGGGGGCGAGATGGGCGCCCACGACGACTCCGCCGCCCCGTGGCTCCCCGCGACCCGCCGCCTGCTGGCCCGGTCCGTCGCCGCCCGCACCCCGACCCTGGGCATCTGCCTCGGCGCCCAACTGCTCGCCGCGGCCGGCGGTGGCATCGTCACCCGGGGCGAGAACGGTCCGGAACGCGGCGCGTACCTCACCGCCCGCCGCGACGCCGCCGAGCACGACCCGCTGTTCCGCGACCTCCCGCTCACCCCGGACGTCATGCACTACCACGACGACGTCGTGTCGGTGCTGCCACCGGGAGCGACCCTGCTGCTGTCGTCCCCGGGGTACCCGCACCAGGCGTGGCGGCAGGGCGACGCCGCCTGGGCCGTCCAGTTCCACATCGAGACCGGGGCCGACGACCTGCGGGCCTGGGCCGCCTCCGACGACCTGCCGATGACGGGCCGGTTCGGGCCGATGCTCGACGAGGCGGCCGAGACCATGGCCCTGGTGTGGCGGGACGTCGCCGTCCGCTTCGTGGCCCTGGCCGACGCGTACGCCGCCGCCCGCCGCGACGGCGCAGGCGGTGCGCCGTGA